The following coding sequences are from one Eleginops maclovinus isolate JMC-PN-2008 ecotype Puerto Natales chromosome 11, JC_Emac_rtc_rv5, whole genome shotgun sequence window:
- the tecta gene encoding LOW QUALITY PROTEIN: alpha-tectorin (The sequence of the model RefSeq protein was modified relative to this genomic sequence to represent the inferred CDS: inserted 1 base in 1 codon): MVRPGCPVFLLHLFSIFVQSGARTRDIMYPYGPNHRDLETPKMDDGSSPEITLLTHFVFFNVPYRTIYINNNGVISFNVQVSQFTPEAFPLSDSRSFIAPLWADVHNGIRGDVYYRETTEPEILERATQDIRRYFKSMPTFTATSAFIATWHQVTFYGGSQTTPVNTFQTVLISDGVAYFSMFNYGEISWSTGTASGGDPLTGLGGTTAQSGFNGGDIGHFFNLPGSRSNDVVNIEQTTNVNTPGRWLFRVDTELINPANGCSYNGRFYRRGEIFWLSDQCSQRCRCLDIDNEVQCQEAPCGQLETCEQQEGAFYCQPTRTSTCVVFGDPHYHTFDGFLYHFQGTCSYLLARPCWEVTGLPFFSVEAKNENRGMASVSWLRDVTVEVYGHRVMLPKGSVGAVQVDGLMKTLPVQLELGAIRVYQSGVAIALETDFGLLVTYDGQHYASISLPSSYFNNTCGLCGNYNDDPADDPVLPDGSLAESVVELGGSWRAEDTDWRCTDGCAQNCSVCDPATEAFYFRPDYCGLINKTDGPFRDCRAVVDPTAFVYSCVYDMCSNRDNITTLCQAIQAYALACQALGVTIRSWRSRTFCALTCPENSNYQVCTSACPASCSDLTSPLYCIHPCTEGCQCDPGYVLSGSHCVQREDCGCEHNGLYYPLNNTFWVGQSGEEGECTLRCTCGPNGEVSCFNASCKEGEVCVAEVGLLGCYPRREGVCSITQNSVTTSFDGTFLLFPDDSSYYLLKLCSPVPANGSMVEVKMGRRFVNKGPTWKRPVVVTVANMEAQMGGSDFDIVKVNGEPVTLPYVHPMETMMIYKAPGNATVVESRGLLRVQYNRQGFLNISLSTIFYNVTCGLCGVFNSNGTDDLRLPNGRLADSTEQFTEGWRSIADDLTCNGDCDDLYRMCTDLRLYQNPWMCGNINDPGNSSFLACHAVVNPSPFFRNCLYNMCVKEGNRSALCSSLQAYASACQDAQVGLASWRSVTNCPLPCPPNSHFDECTSACPLTCANLDDPEEPCPLPCQEGCQCEDGFALRDGLCVSRSDCGCMSHGRTLATNQTFWTDWECQERCYCNGSDNSVYCQLAPCNPEEYCQESDGLYFCQPRTEALCVAAGYGHFLPFGGVPFELQSSCTLKMATTVCGTDNREQETVGGAFPQFKLAARNEERDTGQAIWVRGFVLEVYEYEIEVSRSYKNTVTVNKERLYVPLKLGPGKVHIFTWGMQLILETDFGLKVAFDWNTLLLLTLPRDLYNSSCGLCQGMPLSPPTLTTTDWGMAWAERDTFCQVGCGDSCPRCGLGETSSQNDSPLMVVDANSDSDNGANAVETGMRFHMGDGLYVYVEPEAVRLCGLIVDRGGVFARCHSKVAPAFFYQSCLQDTCLDQGSQDTVCNWLQMYATTCQTQGVPVSGWRSDTPCVQSCPPNSHYSSCVSVCPPQCAPARGQRDCSQDCVEGCQCDPGYVRNGKSCILPQNCGCYTDGKYYEPKQLFWNTDCTKRCQCIGRNLIQCDPRRCKAEEECTLRYGVRGCFARRSQHCVASGGGVFRTFDGASLRLPASCSFVLSTNCHKLPDLSFQLIANFDKWSTPNLTTISHVYLYLNEENILISGSTVKVNGTPVSVPFLTGXMTRLSTSEGFIVIDTPQDIQIRYNRFNTLSITMGQRLQNKVCGLCGNFNGDPGDDYITSRGKPAVSALELAQSWKTNGMQNSCDETQFVALAQSCDNTAVLALQSEDACQKLTQLKGFFQPCHGLLDPRPFFQSCYLDGCYNHRKAQVCGSLAAYAEACRSMGTLTTKWITQENCSEWIYDPCAGEICTNFTCELENGGDLCGCPELPTSTGGDDDIIQAEVTCKHAKMEVSISKCKLFQLGFEREDVRINDEHCGGIEGEDFISFHINNTKGHCGSIVQSNGTHIMYKNTVWIESVNNTGNVITRDRTINVEFSCAYELDLKISLETVLKPMLSVINLTLPTQEGNFITKMALYKNSSYRNPYREGEVVLSTRDILFVGVFVEGADENQLILIVNMCWATPSRYSSDRLRYIIIERGCPNIKDNTIGMAENGVSLTCRFHVTVFKFIGDYEEVHLHCDVTLCDSETSACKVNCPHKRRMYSEESNHREHILTVGPIRRRESDWCEDGNGGCEQICSSKSSGPVCSCVTGMLQRDGKSCRAVSSSCNLTPVFSLLSVSAVISVFPARIHTLLS, translated from the exons ATACTTTAAAAGCATGCCCACGTTTACAGCCACCTCGGCCTTCATTGCAACATGGCACCAAGTCACCTTCTATGGAGGAAGCCAGACGACCCCG GTGAACACATTCCAAACTGTACTAATCTCTGATGGCGTGGCGTACTTCAGTATGTTCAATTACGGAGAAATCTCATGGAGCACGGGAACCGCCAGTGGTGGAGATCCTTTAACGGGACTGGGTGGGACGACAGCTCAG TCAGGTTTTAACGGAGGAGACATTGGTCACTTCTTCAACCTGCCGGGATCTCGGTCAAACGACGTGGTGAACATTGAACAGACGACCAATGTGAACACGCCCGGGCGCTGGTTATTCCGCGTCGACACTGAACTGATAAATCCCGCCAATGGCTGCAGCTACAACG GGCGTTTTTACAGACGAGGGGAAATCTTCTGGCTGTCGGACCAGTGCTCCCAGCGCTGCCGCTGCCTTGACATTGACAACGAGGTGCAGTGCCAGGAAGCTCCATGTGGGCAGCTGGAGACCTGCGAGCAGCAGGAAGGCGCCTTCTACTGCCAGCCGACCCGCACCAGCACTTGTGTGGTCTTCGGAGACCCTCATTACCACACCTTCGATGGCTTCCTCTATCACTTCCAGGGAACCTGCTCCTACCTGTTGGCTCGGCCCTGCTGGGAGGTGACGGGGCTGCCTTTCTTCAGCGTGGAGGCCAAAAATGAGAACCGAGGGATGGCCTCGGTCTCTTGGCTTAGAGATGTGACAGTGGAGGTGTACGGACACAGAGTCATGTTGCCCAAAGGCAGTGTTGGCGCAGTCCAG GTGGATGGTTTGATGAAGACTTTGCCGGTCCAACTGGAGCTGGGTGCTATCCGGGTATACCAGTCCGGGGTTGCCATTGCTTTAGAAACGGATTTTGGACTCTTGGTGACCTATGACGGCCAACACTATGCCTCCATCTCCCTACCCAGCTCCTACTTCAACAACACTTGTGGGCTTTGTGGTAATTATAACGATGACCCGGCCGATGATCCTGTGCTTCCCGACGGCTCGCTAGCAGAAAGCGTAGTGGAGTTAGGGGGCAGCTGGCGAGCGGAGGACACGGACTGGAGGTGTACTGATGGTTGCGCCCagaactgcagtgtgtgtgatccCGCTACAGAAGCCTTCTACTTTCGCCCTGACTACTGTGGACTCATCAACAAAACCGATGGACCTTTCAGGGACTGCCGAGCTGTAGTGGACCCTACCGCCTTTGTGTACAGCTGTGTGTATGACATGTGCAGCAACCGGGATAACATCACCACACTTTGCCAGGCAATCCAGGCCTATGCTCTGGCCTGTCAGGCTCTTGGAGTCACCATACGATCCTGGAGATCTCGCACCTTCTGTG CTTTGACTTGTCCAGAAAACAGCAACTACCAAGTGTGCACAAGTGCCTGCCCGGCCTCCTGCTCGGACCTCACCTCCCCCCTGTATTGCATCCACCCTTGCACGGAGGGCTGCCAGTGTGATCCAGGCTACGTCCTCAGCGGGAGTCATTGTGTACAGCGTGAGGACTGTGGCTGTGAGCATAACGGCCTCTATTACCCCCTCAATAACACCTTCTGGGTAGGTCAAAGTGGGGAAGAAGGTGAATGTACCCTCCGTTGCACCTGTGGACCCAACGGGGAAGTTTCCTGCTTCAACGCGTCCTGCAAGGAGGGTGAGGTGTGTGTCGCCGAGGTGGGCTTGCTGGGTTGTTACCCGCGGAGGGAGGGAGTGTGCTCAATCACCCAGAACTCAGTGACCACCTCCTTTGATGGCACCTTCCTGCTGTTCCCAGATGACAGCTCTTACTATCTGCTGAAGCTGTGCAGTCCGGTGCCTGCTAACGGCTCCATGGTGGAGGTGAAGATGGGCAGGCGGTTTGTGAACAAAGGCCCCACATGGAAAAGACCTGTGGTGGTTACAGTGGCTAACATGGAAGCTCAGATGGGAGGGTCAGATTTTGATATAGTAAAG GTGAATGGTGAACCAGTGACGCTCCCATATGTCCATCCGATGGAGACGATGATGATCTACAAAGCACCGGGTAACGCCACAGTGGTGGAGTCCCGTGGTCTGCTTCGTGTCCAGTACAACCGTCAGGGATTCCTCAACATCTCCCTCTCCACCATCTTCTACAATGTCACGTGTGGTCTATGTGGCGTCTTCAACAGCAACGGCACCGACGACCTCCGCCTTCCCAACGGACGCCTGGCGGACTCTACTGAGCAGTTCACGGAGGGCTGGCGCTCCATCGCCGACGACCTCACGTGTAACGGCGACTGTGACGATCTTTATCGGATGTGCACGGACTTGCGTCTCTACCAGAACCCGTGGATGTGTGGCAACATCAACGACCCGGGGAATAGTTCATTTCTGGCGTGTCACGCAGTGGTGAACCCCTCGCCGTTCTTCAGGAACTGCCTGTACAACATGTGTGTGAAGGAAGGGAACCGATCAGCGCTGTGTTCCTCGCTGCAGGCGTACGCCAGCGCCTGTCAGGACGCTCAAGTGGGCCTCGCCTCCTGGAGGAGTGTCACCAACTGCC cTCTTCCCTGTCCACCAAACAGCCATTTTGACGAGTGCACCAGCGCCTGCCCTTTGACCTGTGCCAACCTCGACGACCCTGAAGAGCCGTGCCCTCTGCCCTGTCAGGAGGGCTGTCAGTGTGAGGACGGATTTGCTCTTCGTGACGGCCTGTGCGTGTCCCGAAGCGACTGCGGCTGCATGAGCCACGGCCGGACGCTGGCCACGAATCAGACGTTCTGGACGGACTGGGAGTGTCAGGAGCGCTGCTACTGCAACGGCTCAGACAACAGCGTTTACTGTCAGCTCGCGCCTTGCAACCCCGAGGAATACTGCCAGGAGAGCGACGGCCTGTATTTCTGCCAGCCCCGCACCGAGGCCCTGTGCGTGGCGGCTGGTTACGGACACTTCCTGCCGTTTGGCGGCGTCCCGTTTGAGCTGCAGAGCTCTTGTACTCTCAAGATGGCCACCACGGTGTGCGGGACAGACAACAGGGAGCAGGAAACTGTCGGTGGGGCTTTTCCTCAGTTTAAACTGGCGGCTCGTAACGAGGAGAGAGACACAGGCCAGGCCATTTGGGTGAGGGGCTTTGTACTGGAGGTCTACGAGTATGAGATTGAAGTGTCCCGAAGCTACAAAAACACTGTCACG GTGAATAAGGAGCGTTTGTACGTGCCTCTGAAGCTCGGCCCGGGGAAGGTCCACATCTTCACCTGGGGCATGCAGCTCATTCTGGAGACAGATTTCGGCCTGAAAGTGGCCTTTGACTGGAACACCCTGCTGCTACTGACTCTACCCCGCGACCTCTACAACTCCTCCTGCGGCCTCTGCCAGGGCATGCCCTTATCTCCCCCCACCCTCACCACCACCGACTGGGGCATGGCCTGGGCGGAGAGGGACACCTTCTGCCAGGTGGGCTGTGGAGACTCCTGCCCTCGCTGTGGCCTCGGAGAAACCAGCTCGCAGAACGACTCTCCTCTCATGGTGGTGGACGCAAACTCGGACTCGGACAACGGGGCGAATGCAGTCGAGACGGGGATGCGTTTCCACATGGGAGACGGACTGTATGTGTACGTGGAGCCCGAGGCAGTGAGGTTATGCGGGCTGATAGTGGATCGAGGAGGTGTGTTCGCACGCTGCCACAGCAAGGTGGCGCCGGCGTTTTTCTATCAGAGCTGCCTGCAGGACACCTGTCTGGACCAGGGATCCCAGGATACTGTGTGCAACTGGCTGCAGATGTATGCCACCACCTGTCAGACCCAAGGGGTTCCTGTTAGCGGCTGGAGGAGCGACACGCCGTGTG TCCAGAGCTGTCCACCGAACAGCCATTACTCCAGCTGTGTGTCGGTCTGCCCGCCGCAGTGCGCCCCCGCCCGCGGGCAGAGGGACTGCAGTCAGGACTGTGTGGAGGGCTGCCAGTGCGACCCGGGCTACGTTCGCAACGGAAAGAGTTGCATCCTGCCGCAGAACTGTGGCTGCTACACTGATGGCAAGTACTATGAG cCCAAACAGCTGTTTTGGAACACTGACTGTACCAAGCGCTGCCAGTGCATCGGACGAAACCTGATCCAGTGCGACCCGCGGCGCTGTAAGGCGGAGGAGGAGTGTACGCTACGGTACGGGGTTCGGGGATGCTTCGCTCGCCGCTCCCAGCACTGCGTTGCCTCAGGTGGGGGGGTTTTCAGGACCTTCGACGGGGCCTCTCTGCGACTCCCGGCCTCCTGCTCCTTCGTCCTGTCCACGAACTGTCACAAGCTGCCGGACCTTTCCTTCCAGCTCATCGCCAACTTTGATAAGTGGAGCACGCCCAACCTCACCACCATCTCCCACGTCTACCTCTACCTCAACGAGGAGAATATCCTCATCTCTGGAAGCACTGTCAAG GTGAACGGTACCCCGGTCTCAGTCCCGTTTCTCACGG TGATGACGCGTCTGTCCACGTCCGAAGGTTTCATCGTCATCGACACGCCGCAGGACATCCAGATCCGGTACAACCGCTTCAACACGCTGAGCATCACCATGGGCCAGCGGCTGCAGAACAAGGTGTGCGGGCTGTGCGGAAACTTCAACGGAGACCCCGGCGACGACTACATCACCTCCAGGGGGAAGCCGGCCGTCAGCGCCCTGGAGCTCGCCCAGAGCTGGAAGACCAACGGTATGCAGAACAG TTGTGATGAGACCCAGTTCGTGGCTCTGGCGCAGTCCTGTGACAACACGGCTGTTCTGGCGCTGCAGAGCGAGGACGCCTGCCAGAAGCTGACCCAGCTGAAGGGCTTCTTCCAGCCGTGCCACGGGCTGCTGGACCCGCGGCCCTTCTTCCAGTCCTGCTACCTGGACGGCTGCTACAACCACCGCAAGGCCCAGGTGTGCGGCTCGCTGGCGGCCTACGCCGAGGCCTGCCGCTCCATGGGGACCCTCACCACCAAGTGGATCACCCAGGAGAACTGCT CAGAATGGATCTACGACCCCTGTGCAGGAGAGATCTGCACAAACTTCACCTGCGAGCTGGAGAACGGAGGAGACCTGTGCGGCTGCCCGGAGTTACCCACCAGCACCGGCG gtgaTGACGACATCATCCAGGCGGAGGTGACCTGTAAACACGCTAAGATGGAGGTCTCTATCTCCAAGTGTAAGCTCTTCCAGCTGGGCTTCGAGCGCGAGGACGTGCGGATCAACGACGAGCACTGCGGAGGCATCGAGGGCGAGGACTTCATCTCCTTCCACATCAACAACACCAAGGGCCACTGCGGCTCCATCGTTCAG TCGAACGGGACCCACATCATGTATAAGAACACGGTGTGGATCGAGAGCGTGAACAACACGGGGAACGTGATCACCAGAGACCGGACCATCAACGTGGAGTTCTCCTGCGCCTACGAGCTGGACCTGAAGATCTCTCTGGAGACCGTCCTCAAGCCCATGCTCAG TGTGATAAACCTGACCTTGCCGACTCAGGAGGGGAACTTCATCACGAAGATGGCGCTGTATAAGAACTCTTCGTACAGGAACCCGTACCGGGAGGGGGAGGTGGTTCTCAGCACGCGGGACATCCTCTTCGTAGGAGTCTTCGTCGAGGGGGCCGACGAGAACCAGCTGATCCTCATCGTCAACATGTGCTGGGCCACGCCGTCCCGCTACAGCAGCGACCGCCTGCGCTACATCATCATAGAGagagg GTGTCCGAACATTAAGGACAACACCATCGGCATGGCGGAGAACGGCGTGTCGCTGACCTGCCGCTTCCACGTCACCGTCTTCAAATTCATCGGGGATTACGAGGAGGTGCATCTCCACTGCGACGTCACGCTGTGCGACTCGGAGACGAGCGCCTGCAAAGTG AACTGTCCTCACAAGAGAAGGATGTACTCGGAGGAAAGCAACCATAGAGAGCACATACTGACTGTGGGGCCCATCAGAAGGAGGG AGTCGGACTGGTGTGAGGATGGGAACGGAGGCTGTGAGCAGATCTGCAGCAGCAAGTCGAGCGGTCcggtctgcagctgtgtgaccGGGATGCTGCAGCGAGACGGGAAAAGCTGCCGGG CGGTGAGCTCCAGCTGTAACCTCACACCTGTGTTTTCTCTGCTGAGCGTCAGCGCTGTGATCTCCGTGTTCCCGGCTCGTATTCACACTCTGCTCTCATAA